Sequence from the Methanosarcina siciliae T4/M genome:
GATCTCAGGGTTTTTTTACTTCCCGGAATATTGAAACAGCCAGAAAAAGGTTAAAACCATGCTTGAAAGACTGAAAGACTCACTGGTTAAATCCCCTGTGATCAAGCGAGGGGAATATAACTATTTTATCCATCCTATTTCTGATGGTGTCCCTTCCATCGATCCACGGCTGGTACAAGAGATCTCCGATTACATTGAGAGGATAGCAGATCTGAATGTTGACACTATTCTTACCGTAGAGGCTATGGGTATCCCTGTTGCAAATGCTCTCTCCCTGAAAACAGGAATTCCTCTGACTATTGTCCGGAAGCGGCCTTACTTCCTTGAAGGGGAAGTTGAACTTTCCCAGAGTACAGGCTATTCTAAAGGGACTCTCTATATAAACGGGCTCAAAAAGGGAGACAGAGTCGTCATCGTGGACGACGTTGTCAGTACCGGTGGAACGCTTCTCGCTCTTGCAAAGGCACTGCAGAATATGGGTGTCGAGATCACGGATGTAATTTCCGTTATAGGGCGTGGAGACGGACTTCTTAAGTTAAAGGAACTCGGAGTTGAACCCAAGATTCTCGTCACAATTGATGTGAGCGAGAAGGGCGTGGAGATTCAGGAT
This genomic interval carries:
- the hpt gene encoding hypoxanthine/guanine phosphoribosyltransferase; the encoded protein is MLERLKDSLVKSPVIKRGEYNYFIHPISDGVPSIDPRLVQEISDYIERIADLNVDTILTVEAMGIPVANALSLKTGIPLTIVRKRPYFLEGEVELSQSTGYSKGTLYINGLKKGDRVVIVDDVVSTGGTLLALAKALQNMGVEITDVISVIGRGDGLLKLKELGVEPKILVTIDVSEKGVEIQDVFGDQ